Below is a window of Rhipicephalus sanguineus isolate Rsan-2018 chromosome 9, BIME_Rsan_1.4, whole genome shotgun sequence DNA.
GTTAAATCCGTGAACCCGCCTGTAGGGCGCGCAAGTGTATCAAGCGCCGAAGTCTCTCAAGGAAGTGGCGCTGTTGTTGTTGTGTCAGGTTGTGTTAGCAGAGCCCATTGATAGTTTTATTAAAGGAGCATGCTGTTACAGCAGGAAATCAAGGAAATGGTTGGCATGCGTTCGTCGGCAATCGGCTGCTAGTGGTATCCAACTAAGTGTTGTGAACTTGGTTGTGAGCGCTGTCGCACTAGTTTGTTGATTAGCTGCGAATGTACTGTGCCCATTACCGTGCCCAAGGCATTAACTCGGGACATTTTTTTGCAAATCACGCATTGATTTCCTTGTCCCGTGAAATGATGAACCAAACACCTAtcgggaacccaagctcaagtttgcggcgcgacgacagcgccgcaccAGCCGCGCTGTGGCTCTGTCGGAAagttctgcgcggccgactcagcccctttcacggcagcggtagcgcacgtgcgcacgcgttcttctctcggtgcgggtaattGGGGGGCCgccagctgggtacgttgaaccgaggggcttactgtgcgaagctgcgcatttccgcgatggcagaagcgatcccgcggaagcgcaagcgtggtccgaagtattgcggtttagtggcaagccacaacagtgcagacaacaccaaggcacacgattcacgtgttaaactgtatcggttcccgggcgcgttcacattcgcgttataccgttagcgttgcgcggttggttgaattcaactgaactcggcacattgtcagaagttcggcgcctgcatttcacgcgtcgggaaggctgctttatcacgccggaacggacgtctgtgcatttcagCAAGCTTAAGTTtggcatcgttctgcaggtttgctttgtttttgtcagttTACTAGGGTGAtacatatttaagccgctaaatataagcacttaatacatgctttgcaattgcaaccttgaagtaaccaccttctgattttgtgcgattttctagccgcgttcaagCAACAGTATCAGAGAGCAAGAAAGCAGCACACTCTTGCTGGGCAGGTCTGTAGCCATATATTTGCCATGTTGATTCAGGCAACACTGATAAAGAGAATCTGCAATGACTCGGCTTTTACTGGCACGTATGTATCTTACTGATCCAATCAATGCCAGACTCTCAGTAGGGCACATAGGAACTTACGTGCCATCTATTACCACTTCCTACGTCTTGGCCTTGTGCAAGAAAATGGCTTCTCTATGCTTTAGTGTGACGAAGGAGCTCACATAAAGGCTCTGAAAAATCCTTTTGAGACATCAAGACGGTCAGCAAATGTAACGTACTATCTGACCAGACAAATTTCTGTTGAACTCTTGACTACAGCTCTGAGAACGCAGTACTTCTTGGCAGGTTGTATAGCAAGAGACAAAGCAGCTCAAAGAGAAAATCACTTTGGCCTCGTGAGATGGCTCTCAAAGCTGCATTTCCGTTAATTTGGAAGTAACATCAATTTTTTTATATTGCCGTAAAAGCAACAATTAACGCTCCCCATGTAGGCACACTATCATAATCCACTCAATTGGCACTGCCGCTGCCAGTGCAGCACCCAGACTTCCACTACTGGCATGAGTGTCATGTGCTTTGACATATAATGCATGTTATTAGGGCTTTAGCTAGCCATCAACTTGCCATTTGCAGTAGTAGCAACATCTTGTGGCACTGCATCCAAGTACtgtgcatttgaacaattttctatAAAGCGAGCGATCTTGCCAAAAGGAAATCATAAAAAACTGCACATTAACGATTAATTAGAATATGAAAGACCACAAGAATATCAGCTTTGTATACTCAATGGAGGGTTAAACTCTGCGTTTGAATATGTCACTACTAGTTGTGTTACTGCCCATACACTGGTACCCAAGCAAAGCAAGATGttagagaaaaaaggaaactgtCTATTGTGGGGATCATCTTATCACCCGCAGAACTAAGGGACTCACATTTGGGACTTGCACTGCTAGCTTTGACGAGATGAGAAAGCAGCAGCTTTCTAACTCAGTTTGAAATGATTATCAACATATGATAAAACAAccggctaagtttttttttttgtacatcaaAGAGAATACGCGTGCAGCACAAATATGCGTATCAACATCAAGCATGCTGCATTTTGACACAGCATCACAAGAGATCATTCAGTGCAATATGTTTAGATTCTACTGAAGTGCTGTTTATGAAGTAGACTGCCCTCCATATAGTGCTCAAATCATATAGTTCATAGGAATAAGAATACCGAAGCATTCGGCTTATTTGCCTAGGAACACGCTACATGCAGGTAGCATATGCAGTCTGTCCCAGCCCCACGCAAGTAGTCCCTTACATAGGAGAGATATTGAAAAGTGGAATCTGAGGCAATCGCAacaacacataaaaaaaagacaTCGCATGTTAAGAACCCTGTGATCCAATACCCAAATCCAATTTTATTAACCAATCAATGAGCTTACATGTGCTGCTCACAAGAGCAGGAGTAAAACAAACAGTCCCTTTAATAAGGATTGTACTTCAACAAGAAAATACTCGACTATACAGAATCAATGGCTAAATGTTCTCGCGACGCACACGAGCTCTTGCGTGGAAAGACGACTGGCTTTAATAAAAAGGAATGGGCAGCCACTACTGACGTAACACAGCAACTTACAGAAAAATTTCCAGCCAATTGCAAGCGACACAGGGACGGCAGTTTCCAACAATTAGCAATGGGGCATCAGAAGATTGACGCAGCCAACAACACTGCGTGCAACTGAAGCATTCCAATTTTGAAACCATCCCGTGCGTAAACAGTGCTGTGCATCCATAACTGAAGCAACAGCATGAGAgcttgcatgtgtgtgtgtttgcatgtaCGTGCGGTGTTCCAACATCTAAAGGTGGATTCACATAACGAAACAATCGTATAAAGGTTAGGCACCCAATGACTGAACTGGTTGGAAACTGTCACCATGGGCTTTCAAAGATGCGGAAATATTCCTCATCAAACTTTTGATGTGGAACACAGCATAGTTACATTGAATAGCACAGCATGAACACAGTTTGACTACTACTGGTGTACTCTTAGCTTGCTGGCTACCACTGATTTGGCCTGCTGCAAATGGTACACTGAACTCTCAGGCATCTTTCTTACGGAGATGTTTAGTTACAGAGGCTCCATCACTAAACACTCCGCATTAGCACTCACCGTATTAGAGTACTACTATTATACGTGCATGGAGAGTACTCCGTAACCGACAGCAGACTACAGGTTTGTCTTGACGACATCACTGATATGCCCACACACTTGGTCCATCACGTGAATCCACCTCAGAGACACCAACAATGCTTTCCCACACAATACCTTGGATGGACTAGGTGAAAAATTCTCTAACTTCATGCGACAGTGTGCATGTTTTCGGGTGCAGAACACGCTTTACTTTATGTGATGTGCAATAAACCCTTGCCCTCCGCTTTTACATGTGCCCAGGTCCCACAATGGTGCAAGATTgacgaaaaaaaagacaagatAATGCAGACACGAACACAGGAGAAGCAGCGTTGTCATCAAGCTTCTCCAAAAATGTGAGCGGGAACAACACACAGCATATGTGTAACCAGGCATGTAACAATGctatacgtgtatatatatatatcacaacgTGGGTACCTACAATTGCTCAAAACATTCGAGTGGGAAAAGGCCTGCTGAACGCAACAGGACGTAGGAGCAGGTGCACGCTGTATTGCGAGGCCACAGCTTTCCTTTTATTCTGCTTCTTAAACCAAAAAAATTTTCAACGACTAGATGAGCGAAGTTATCATTTGGGAAAGAGAGCTCAGAAGTGTGCAAATAGCTCATAGGGGGCACAGGAAGCCCCTCATGTTGAATGATACACTATGAGAAGAACCCAATTTTGTCAGTGAGGCAAGCAATGCAAGCAGCATTCGAAGCAACATTAGACTGCCCTCCGCATTTCGGAAAAAGCACTCACTGCCGACATCCTATTGCACGTATGAATGAAAGCAATTTCGTCCTTTCTTTTACCTCAGGTGGATCGTGTAGTGACGGTCTTTGAGACCGGTGATCAGCCCGTCATGCTGAACCTCAGTGACGGGGTTTTCGCAGAGCATACGTTCAGCACGCAAAAAAAGTTCACTCACAAAAATCACTTGCAGCCTGCTTCAGCTTGCAAAGTGAGCAATTTGCAAGCATGGCCGTGCACCCAGTAATTCAGACATAGGTGCTGTGCACAAAATGCAGGCTGCTTCAGGAGACAAACAGTCACGCACTTCAGGAGTTCTGTTCCATATCAAAGCACCATCCTAAAACAGCCTACAAAAAAAACAGCACTACACATTCAAATCAGGAGCTTGTGGATGCAAGCTCAAAAGTAACTTCAGAGCCTGAGACAAAAAGACCAGGAGCCGATAGACTAAGCTAAAGTTCGTAAGCTTCCACAATGTCTCCATGTTGAAATGGCTGACcatttttggttttctttctgtGCTTTCCGATAAAGCCATCCTGCGTTGTACACTCAAAGTACACAAAGCAAGAACAGCATGTAGATAGGAAGGGACaaaacatcaaaaaaaaaaaaagaaaaaagaatacaaGCTGCTTACTTTTTGCATTTAAGATACACACCAATCTCAGCAGTGTTAGAGAAGTGTTTTAGGTAAAAGTTCTAACAAATGTAAAATACTATAAGGCTCTAATCAGAGCAATTAAAACAACACAACCAAAACAACACCACCCCCCTCTTTCTTTTCACTTAAGAGGCCACAACTGGCCAAAGGAAACATTCATGGCACAGCAGAACATTTAATAAAATCTTAATTGCAGAAACGTTTGAAAGGCAAGCAAACAGCAAGTTATGATGAAGCATGTAATATAGCAAGTTTAGAAGGTGCATGTATATGGTGAAGTAAGCCGATGTTCCGAACATGCGCCTCAACTCTTTTTAAAGCTAAGCTATACAAGTTTCAATTATATCAGCACTTTCCAAATTAGAGGCAAACAGAAAAGGCTTTCGGTAGACAGTAAAGCGGATCTTGGCTTTACCGTTGCATATAAGAGCGAATCCTACATAAACTCGCAGAAAATTTAACAACGCAGAAGAGCTGGAGCAAAACCATGATAAGTTGCTAGAGAAAGTCCCTACGAGAAAATCCCTAACAGAGATACAGCGGAATATTTAAAACTGCTTCTGTTGCACTACGGCATCCATTTACACCTTCACGGTTGTCGAACCTAGAAATTCAAGTAAATAGAAAGCATATGATTATACAAAAACGTTACactagaaagagagaggaaaaaagaaagacagcactGCCTCTACCGACAATCTCACTCATCAGCAGAAAAGCACGGAGGCAAACGCCATTGCACTTTCCTACAAAGGTGACAACACACTTGTCTCCCATCTCACATGTGGCTATCAAGAGCCCAACAAGCTGTAGAACAACCAAAACAACTCAATCCGCAAACACTGTCCACAGACGACAGGGCCAAACACACGTCCATCGACTAATGCTGTCCGTGACAATGCAACAGAGatacagaattaaaaaaaagaggaagtgaGTAGAGAGATACGAAAGAAAAAGTGAGGTGTGTGAGGAGGCGGCAACTGCAATGGTGGCGGTGCTTGCTTGGCCTCGGCTTGGCTCGGCTTAGATCTGGCTCAGCGGGACCTTAACTGGCAGCGGTGGTGCCTCCTGGTCGACAGGAGGCTGGATCTTCACCTGCTCGGATGGGTCGTAGATGAGCAGGTAGTCGAGGTCTCCGCTGACGCCCATTTTCTGTGGGGAGAGGATGCGAGGTTGTTCTGATATGCATCGTCAACAAGATCGGAAAAGTCTCTGTGACCACAGATCAACTCACACATAACTGACTGAGTGTGACAATGAATAGCTACCACGGAGGAATTTGAGCCTTCTGATTAGCGTGTGCACCGGTGACAGCTGCCAGTGCGGATCGTTGCAGCATGCTAAAGCACTCTACAATTAACCACACTTCTAACGCAAAGGGCCATGATGTTGAACAAGCTCTATAAACGAATGAACGTCTTTGCCACACCTGACTGGTCAAGGCTTGCGGCCATCCCCATTCGCGAGATTTGCACGAGCTCCAGTCACTCGCATGCGGCAGAAAGCTTTGTTCTTTGAtgtaatgcgtacaagatcgcaccccAGGACAATATTTTCTATACTTATATAACCCAAAAAAAGCAACTTTTAGGACAAAGACAGCGTTATTTATTGATACAGCAAAACCTCatcaacacacacacaggaaAGCTCCTATTGCCTTTGAAGCAATGGGGCCTTGCACTTTTCTCGATAACTAGCAGTGGGTACTTGCGGAAGTCATTTGTGTTAGCACACAGCAGCACAGTCATGCACTTTTTGCTGTGTTTGTCACCGCACCAATGGTAACCTTTCATGTCGAGAATTTTTGACAGCAGCATTTCATCAAAAAGGCCTGTCTCGTTACCACTGTAAATGTCGCATATGGTGTAGTTCAATAATGTACAGACGTATGTTTACACCCAGGTGGATGCACTGCTTGTGTCTGCAATGCCGACTTGTCTTGCTTGTCAATAAGTCTTGCCGACAACGTCATGGAGGCCTTTAAATCTGCTGAGCCAGCCAGTGCTCTCCTTGAGGTCATAAGATTCCCAGCAGGCTAGCAAAATTTAGGGTTTTCTGCTGCTCAGCGGTTCCACTGATTGGAAAGTTTTTTGCCCTCATCTCCACAAACCACATGTACAAAGCCTTGTTGAGCTCTATGTGCTCCGATGGCATCAACTTCTCCTGCTTCGCTGATGTGCCTGATGCAAGTGCTTTTTCTATCGTTTCTTTAGACTTGAGAATAGTGGACAGTGAACAGGGAGAAATTCCAAACCTTTCTGCAATGTCATCTTTGTTTTGTCAACTTGAGACTTCAGCCAGGAAGCGAGCTTACAGTCTAAGGACAAAAACTTTCGCTTTTTTCATGGCAGCATTATGTCGAaaagcacgacaaaaaaaaaacaaaggcttcACTTAACTAGAATGACCTCAGCTGAACAaactacacacacacaaaacaaccagTGCAGTTGCACTATGACAGCTAACACTAGCTATGCACCAACACCAAGATGCTCGGACTGACAAGCTGGAGGAATGAGCTTTGGCTTTGGATTGTCTGTGGCTGAGAAGTTTCAAGCCAGAGGCAAAGGCAGGGCAGTCTTGCTCCAACACaacaatggcggcccccatgctcagttaTAGGCAGCAGTTTCCGATGGTGCCAACACGTGAGTAAGACTCTGTAGCAGACTTTTCATGTTCCAAAATGCCAAAAATGTACCAAAATGTTAGAGGCTGTGTTTACTGCGCAGCAAATTAAATTTTTGAGACTGGAATGGCATTGCTAAATTTTGTTGAAGTGgaacagcacaaagaaaaaaagtgtttatTGTGGTGAGCGTAATTGAATCATTAATTCCTATGGACTGCTGCCAGGACACTGAGCATTATTCAGTGTACAGTAAAATTTCATTAATTCGGATTTGACGGGAGCGGAAAAAATGGCCGAATTAACCAAATGCCGAATCATCAAAACTATCAAGAAAACTATAAACATGTGGCTATTACATCCACGCATTTTCAAATTCAGCGTTtatgcataagagcagtgtaaaagacGCAATTTTCGCCATTCGCAACTTCGTTGACAATGTCACCGCGGCTCAAACCCTGTTTAAGCCGAAACGTGTtctgaacccatcccttattatGACCGACACCACCGACACCACCACGCGCAGatgacaataattttttttttccggaaaaatggccggcaactgatcgtttgtccatCCCAATGTAGCAAACGAGTTTTACCGCAtcagaacgtttaactgggcaagttggtgtgcttCCACCGTGAACGTATAAACAGCACGAAAGAATGAGAACATATGTTCATCTCTAACCAGCCACTAAggctttttttattacttttgttACCTTGTACATGCGTAACTGTTGTTATCGTTAGTTTCCAGATGCTATTTATCCTGTTCGTTtcgaaataaaattttagttgctaCTCAGCACCGTTGTCTGCCGTTTCTTTTCTTCAtcctcgttttttcgcgctgtttattcgtACAGGATGGAGATTTATGGCAGCATGTGaactgcggctgaagctcttcactTCAACAGTTTCCACCATGTTTGAGACACAAATTCAatataatactaataatatctggggtttaacgtcccgaaaccaccatatgattatgagagacgccgtagtggagggctccggaaatttcggccagctggggttctttaacgtgcacctaaatctgagtacacggacctcgaacattttcgcctccatcgaaaatgcagccgccgcggccaggattcgatcccgcgaccttcgggtcagcagtcgagtgccataaccactagaccaccgtggcgggggagaCACAAATTCAAACCATGTCAATGTCACAAATCGAAATGTCACAAATTCAAACCATGTTTGAATTTGTGACATTGCATGTCGGAAGTCAGCACGAAGCTACTCAGTGCAGCATCCGCTGAGGACATCCGCTGAGGATGAAATCGTGGTTGCTAATGGCGCGATAATAGCGTCCACACAGGTTCGAAGGCACACGTGCAGCACGCTCAGACTCAAAAAGAAACTGCTGAGCACGCATCTGCTGAAGAAatctggctcgctaatgcacaatcacGGATGACGACTGTAGAGTCGTGAAGgggcatggcaaaaacaaaactactgtttgtcgcagctttgactccAGTCGCTATCGACGTGATCATAGATGgtgcccacgcagttcgcgtgcaccaagtaaaaacaaaaacgaaacatGTTTGTCGCAGCTATTGAAGCCTTGGCCGCTAACCTGAGggcccgcggccgtttcggttTTAGTGAACGCTGTTATATCTCCTCTGCGGCGGTTCGTGCTCGGCACACTCCAAGGGTCGTCCAAATTAAACTGGTTGctgccaaatatgaccgaattaatgagagtttgatGCTAATAAACAACACacatgcttgccgggaccagagaacacgtccaaaTTATCCGATTTCTCGAATTAAAAGGGGgcaaattaacgaggttttactgtactgggAAGTTTGTTGAAGCGGCGTTCATTGGAGCATGGTTTGACTTTATTCTTTATAGGTTCATGTGCCTCAGCAACAGACATGCCGCTGTTTACAAGCAACAGCTTTATTAGCATTGTGCTTAGACTGCAAACTTGGCACCTAGTGAACCGAATGTAAAACACTTTTAGGCCAGTCATTCGAAGCCAGTCATTGGAAGCCCTACTTTATGCTGAAATCAGATTTTTGGGATGTCAAACTCAGCGTTTTGAAAACACGTTGGTGTGACAGACCAGAAGGGATGGCGCAGCAACACTCACGTGGTGCGAGTAGGCAGGTGGCGGCGAGGTGGATGACGTCACGCTGCTGCTGGGAGAGGATACCATGGTGGCACAGCACAGCCACACCATGGTGACCACAACGAGGAACAGGACCATCATGAGCAGCCACTCGGGGATGCCCGACTGGCGAGAGATGCAGTCCAGCCAGCTAGAAGAGGAGCTGGCCGCTGCAGACACCGTCGACGACGTCTCGGCGGCAGCTGCCTCTTGCTCCGACTTGGTggacgacgctggcttggctggcttgtCTTCCGCAGGGTCCCCTGTGGCAAGGAAGGTCGGAAGACAAAAGATCTGTAGCCTACAGTCAGTCACAACAGCTGAGTCATGGTAGTTAGTTGTGCTCACGAAGTATGATAAGACGGGAATGCAGACTACTTCCGCGCAGCGCATTCGCTCGGGAAAAACCGTGAAACGCAGACACGGTGGTCTCATTCCTTtgctccctctctccactcccccacaTGCTTTCTCCTTTCCTTGTGCTACTCACAATGCATAGCGGCATCTGTCGAGGCGCATAGAaatcattcaacaacctgctctcATAAGTGCATGCGGTGAATAAGCGCCAGCGGTGTTGACAAAACGGGCAGGCAAGCAGACACAGGAACGCTGCGAAACGCAACAGTGCGCCGTTGTTATAGAAACGGTCGAGAAAACCCCCGCCCACGGCTCTGCTCGAGGACCGGCGTCTCTCCTCCGCAGCTTTTCTTCATTCGGATCACCATCTGGTGAATACACTGTGAAGCAGGAACCAGCGTTGCAGAATGTGTCCCTTCCAGATGAGCAGAGTCAGTGAGCTTATCTCACTGTCTTCTCCTACTGCGTGGTTGTGCCCAGTGCCATTGACAATGGTCAAGGAAATTTACAGCTTGTGTGGAAATCGCAGTTCGCACGAATCTGCCCTGCGCAGCTCACCAGCATGTGGGTCGAGGATACGGATGGGTGTGAGCTCTCCACGCACTACAACCAGGTGGCCGGTGTCCTTCTGCACGTAGACGGCATAGAATGTGCGTCGGATAATGCGACACACGTGGTCCACCACCGTCTCGTACATCTTCTGCACCAGCATGAGCAGCTTGAGCGGGTGCAGGTGGGACGACTTCTTGTGCTCCGACTGCAGATGCACCGAAGGGAACCGGAAAAGAAGCAAAGACAAGGAAAAGTTGACATTGCAAGCAAATAAGCAAGTGGAGGCACCATAACATAAGTGACATCTGTGGTTCTACAcgcaaacctcattataacgaacacggatataacgaattatcggttataacgaagtaaatgaataatagtcttgcaatagctacagtgttacaaataaacgtttataacgaattttcggatataacgaagttattttcgtggcagatgcgactttgttatgaggtttgagtgtaacatTGAAAATGCTGTGGCTCAGTAAAAGTGGCTATTTCATCACTGACTTTACTGAGAATGAAGTAGGATGgcagactgggcgagttggtcgaaAATCATGGTACTTGAGCAACAGCTCAAAAGGGCTGGCCAAGAAAGAGAGGACGCACACGAATGCTAGGTCTTGAATAACACTTTTGTTAGGCTCCATGAGCATATAAATAAATGCAATGTTCTCAATCTTGTCTTTTGTAGAGAAATTCCATTAatccccccccttccccaaccTTCACATTAGTCCGCTGTTTTACTGCTGCGTAATAAATTTTATGTATCTAACACAATTCAATGAGTGGAAGCAAGTGCTTGTTAAGAGGCCATTTTATTCTACTGTCCCTACTTTCCGTGCCACATTTCTGAAAAGCAGATTTATGGAGGCGGTGCTACTTGAAAGCTCAGTGCTTTCCTAAACCAGATGTGAAAATCCGGTTCTAATAAACAGCCCCAGCCCTCCAAAGCAAGCAAACATTCAAAGCATCACACACGCTACAATAAATAACGCCAAAGTCTGTGGCCATCAACATCAACTTTGTGCTTTTCAAACTACAGTACATACCTCATTCACACCGTCCCTCCCTCCCCAAACTTCACTGCATGTCGCAACTAAGATTTGCATGCATAACTAGATTTATGCAGCCAGCTGCTGTACTACCTTGTTTACTATTGAAGTTTGGACAGTTAGAGCAATCGCAACAAGATCCAAAGCCACTAGAAGACATCAAAACACAAGCTGGTTGCATAGCTGTTGCACTAGCTTGCTGTGAACATACTGCAACTTGTCCAAACTTCACGGCTTGTGCACGAAGACATCATAACTTGTCCGCTTTTAAAGCTTTCCGCTGTTAAAATTATTCGGCAGCAGTGGAATCTACTTTGCAGTTCTCTGCTGGAATGCAGTCAAGGCAGGGTGCAGGGTCTTTTCTTGCAAAGTTGGCCACGGAACTCACCATTTTGCTAACGTGCCTGAACTGCTCATCGCATCCTTCGGTGCACGCATAGTAGCTAGGCTGGCTCGGATAGGCCTCCGTGCAGGCTGCAAAATAGAAAAAACAGAATTTAGGTGATTACTCCTACTCCCAGAATGAGCAAAAGTCAAACAGGATAACTATGCCCAATGCTGTTCATTTCGGGAGGTTAAACACTGACGAATGATCAGGTCGAGAGAAGAGAGATGATGAGGACAAGCAAAGAGACATATTAAATGCTCAAAGCAAAATAACACTTGCATTTGTGTCCCTTGTCCTAGTTGGCTTTTACGCTTGAGTTGCCTATTCAGTCAGGTACAACCGTTTTAGAATATGTGGTGCTATAACAAGATACTTCAAAAGAGACATACAAAGTATAACATGCCCAGAAACCTTGCATGCAGCCATCtaaagccttaaagggacactaaagagaaaagtgatttttctcacattagtgaATTACTATTTCACcataccaaaatcaccactctTCTTGAGAGGACTCTTCAcaagagagaaaacacacaaatgcaggtaacgacaccaccttgaagttaccTTGCCCATGGCCATCACATCATAGACTTTGACGTTGTCTGTTGAGGTGTACATAGTTCCTAACCAGCAAAAATTAAGTAGATTTTCCTCTGTGGGGGGCACAGACCTAATATAcaaagtttctggaaattttgtagagccaatgtggccaaaatggggaaaaaaaaaagcactctgaAGTCTGACGTCATGCGACATACATGTGCAGAGTTTCAGTGCAAAATTTTAAAATGACTCTTTGACCTTAATTTTTTCttgtattaataaacctgtgatagTGAAATAAATGACAGTACAGTTTTCAatgtataatttatcagtctatgAACTAATTAACtgtttcaatttagtgtccctttaaagggatacagaaggcaaatattaagtcaacgttaaCTGTTGAACTACCATTGCAGAAACtttgtagtgcttgtttcataCAATGTGCAAACTGGCTCCTTAAACAGAGATGACAATTGGATCA
It encodes the following:
- the LOC119405227 gene encoding transmembrane protein 59 isoform X1, encoding MHAAGGLVAFVALAIATCSCEPLRKGVNSVEEYESCESHCELTYPAHTYPKPEHLDACTKGCRNFVEAGFHAVTHDMNATHAACFNACTEAYPSQPSYYACTEGCDEQFRHVSKMSEHKKSSHLHPLKLLMLVQKMYETVVDHVCRIIRRTFYAVYVQKDTGHLVVVRGELTPIRILDPHAGDPAEDKPAKPASSTKSEQEAAAAETSSTVSAAASSSSSWLDCISRQSGIPEWLLMMVLFLVVVTMVWLCCATMVSSPSSSVTSSTSPPPAYSHHKMGVSGDLDYLLIYDPSEQVKIQPPVDQEAPPLPVKVPLSQI
- the LOC119405227 gene encoding transmembrane protein 59 isoform X2; translation: MHAAGGLVAFVALAIATCSCEPLRKGVNSVEEYESCESHCELTYPAHTYPKPEHLDACTKGCRNFVEAGFHAVTHDMNATHAACFNACTEAYPSQPSYYACTEGCDEQFRHVSKMSEHKKSSHLHPLKLLMLVQKMYETVVDHVCRIIRRTFYAVYVQKDTGHLVVVRGELTPIRILDPHAGEPAEDKPAKPASSTKSEQEAAAAETSSTVSAAASSSSSWLDCISRQSGIPEWLLMMVLFLVVVTMVWLCCATMVSSPSSSVTSSTSPPPAYSHHKMGVSGDLDYLLIYDPSEQVKIQPPVDQEAPPLPVKVPLSQI